The stretch of DNA GGACTACGCCCTTAAAGTGAACGGCGTCTTGGTGGAGGTCGAGGCCCTCGAAGCGGTGAGCCCCCTGGCCAAGATCGTGGTCTTGGACAACCCGCAGAACCCGCTGGTCTTGGAGGTGGAGGTCGCGCCGCCGAGCTCGGCCGCCCGGGCCCTCTTTCTTCCTCTCTCGTGGATGCGGGGCTTGTTGAGCTATAAAGTCGAATCTCTGGATTTGCCTTCTTCATAAAAGTAGCAAGGGGCTTTAGCCCCGCCTGAGAAGCATTCGCGGGGCTAAAGCCCCTTGCTACTAAAGATCTAGACAAGCCTGGTTCAATCCGGTTAGGGAAGCCGCCCGTATTTGAAGGAATTCGCCGGTGTGGCGGAATTGGCAGACGCGCACGACTCAAAATCGTGTGGGACTCGCGCCCATGTCGGTTCGACCCCGACCACCGGCACAGAGCGCCGCAAGAAATTGCGGCGTTTTTTGTTCCCCCTCCTTTGTAAGGAGGGGGCCGGGGGGAGGTAGAACGTTGGCAGCACGCAACGATCTTGCATAGCGCGGAGCTCTCTTCCCCTCCCTAGCCCTCCCCTTACAAAGGGGAGGGAATTAAGCCGCCGGCTTGTCCTGGCGCCGCCAGTTATCCACTTGGCTGGCCGAGCGGACGCAACCCAAGGTGCATTTGTCCTGACAAGATTTGTAGGTGTAGAACTCCCGCTTCAGATCCTCGGGCGTATAGTCGAGGATCGGCTTGGAGAAGGCGTCGCGGGTCTGGGAGCACCAGCTGACGAGGCCGTTCTCGTCGACGTAGAGATAGCGGCTCCCGGCCCGGCACTTGAACGGCGCCGATCCGGTCCGGATCATCTCATAGCGATAATCGGAAAACTCGGGAAAGCTGCGCGGGATCAATTTCTTGATCCGCTCGAAGACCGCCAGCTCCTCGGCGCTCAGCTTGACCTGACCGTCCTTGTCGTGGATCAGCAGCACCCGGGGCTTGAAGCCCATATTCTTGGCGTAGGAGATGACCTCGAAGGTCTCCTCCGGCGGGCAGGAGCCGATCACGCCCGAAACCACCACGTTGAATTTGGCGAATTCCTTCAAATAGCCCAAGCGCTTGCGGAGGCTGTCGAGGACCTTGACCGTCATGTCGTTGGGCTTCACCCCGTCGATCGAGATCTGCATGTCCTGGAGCCCGGCTTCGTTGAGGGTCTCGATCAGCTCCTTCTTCAAATAGAAGCCGTTGGAGATCATCGAGGTGTTGAGGAACTTCAGCTCGCGGCGGCAATAGCGGATCAGCTCCGGCAGGCCGGGATGCATCGTCGGCTCGCCGCCGGTGAGGTTGATCGAATAGGCGCCAAGCTCTTTCAGCTTGCGGGCCCGGGCTTTCAACGTCTCGAGCGGAACCGGATCGGAGCTGCTGTCGAACTCGTTGCAATAGGCGCAGCTCAAATTGCACCTCCGGATCACCACCAATTGGGTGAACCAGGGCGAATATCGGATTCGATCGAGAGCGGACAGGGCCATGATAAAGGGATCAGCCCTAGCATCGGCGGGAGGGCCTGTAAATAGCGATTAACCTTGGGTTTCGACAGCCGAATTCTCGTCGGCCTCGAGCGCGGCCAAGGCGGCTTCGGTCTTGCTGAGATCCTCGCGGGTGTCGATCTCGTGCCAGCGGTGCTTGTCGAAGGGAACGACGCCGATCGCTTCGTTCTGCCCGGCCATCACCGGCAGGATATTCTCGACCACGGCTTTTTCGCCGTAGATCGAAGCGGTTTCGATCAGCGACTCGCGGTAGAGCTCGATCTTGTCGGCGGTGACGTAGGTCAGGCCGACATAACCGGCGTCGAAGACCTCGAGGGTCTTGGAGATCTGCAGCAGATGCTTCTCGGGCGAGAGCAGGACCTTCATCTCGTCCTCGGCCAGGGGCCGGAGGAAGTCGCAGAAAATGCGGCTGCCCTCGCGCTCTTGCAAGATGAAGGACCAAGTCGATTCCGAAAAGACGTGGTCGACGTTGCAGAGCAGGAAGGAAGAGCTCAAATAGGGCAAGGCCTTCTCCATCGTGTAGAGGTTGCCCTTGGTGAAATGGCGGTTCTCGACCAGCCGCAGCCGGTCGCCGAAGATCGCGTAAGCGCGCTCCAAATGCTCGGCCAGGGCCGAATGCTCGAAGCCGCCGACCACGATGACTTCCTCGACCCGGCGGTTGGCCAGGAGCCGCGGCAAAGTGTGGTCGATCAGCGGCTTGCCTTGGAGGCGGATCATCGCCTTGGGAAGAGCCCTGGTAAGATGGCCGAGTCGAAGACCCATGCCCGCGGCGAGCAGAACTACCTGCATAGAACCCTCGTCAATTCATCGAGCCCGCGGATGGTCCGCAGCTCGGGATGCACCGTCTTGAATTGGGCGGCCGAAAAAGTCCCGATCCGTCCCACGAAGTCGACGCCGAATTCCGCCGCCTTTTGGGCGTCATGGAGCGAGTCGCCGACGAAAAGCATGTCTCGGGCCTGAAGCCCGAAGTGCTCCAGCACTTTGTCGAAATGAGCTTGGCCCTTGGCGAAATTTTTCCTGAAGCCCAGAACCAAATCGAAACGGGGCCGGGGCTTTTTTTGCAAAAACTCTTCGACGATTTCCTGGCCGTTGTTCGAGGAAACCACCGCCCGGATGCCATGCCCTTGGAGCTCGTCGATGGCGGCCGGAACTTCGGAAAAGAAAGGCCGCTCGAAGTATTCGGCCTGTTTGGCGGCCTCGAAGCGTTCGGCCACCCCGGCATTGCGCGGATCGCCGGGGCGCAGGGACTCCAGCTGTTGGAAGAAAGGCAGCCCCGAAGTGCGGAGATAATCTTGGCGGGCCGGCTCGCGGTCCAGGCCGAAATGCTCGGCCATCAGCTCGGCGGCCAAGTCGGCGAAGCCGCTCATCGAATCGACCAGGGTGCCGTCGAAATCGAAGACGCAAACCGATTTGCTTGGCGGGCGATCCATTAGGGGGCGACCCCCGTCGGCTCTTCGGCGGGAACCGTTTGGGCGGCCGCGGCCTTGGCGGCGCGGCGGCGCTTGAAGGTGATGCCGGTCAGGACCAGGGCCACGGCGGTGGTGCCCAGGGCCGAGAAGGCCACGATGGTCTCGGGCAGGTCGACAACCGCCATTACAAAGAACAGGAAGGCGAAGAAGTCCTTCTTCACCAAAAACTTGCCGTAGTGCACCAGCTTGGAGACGAAGGGATTCTGCTTCTTGGCCGAGGCGCTGACGACCTCCTTCTCGTAGGTGACCAGCGAGGCCGAGCTGTTCTTGGCCTGGATCAGGTAGCTGACCATGATGCAGAGCAAGATGGCGAAGGAGAAGAGCGAAAGCTTGGCCAAGTTGACGATCCAAAGGGCATGGGTCTCGCGATAAAGCCCGAAGGTCACGCCGGTGATGAAGAGGACGAAGGCCAGGTTGTCGCCGATGGTGTCGAACCAGGCGCCGAAGCGGGTCGCCTTCTGGTTGAGCTTGGCGACCTCGCCGTCGCAACCGTCGATGATCGAAACCAGCTGAAAGAGGACCGCGCCCCAGACCAGATTTTGATAGCCGCCGAAGGAGGCCACCAGCCCGGCCAAAACACCGAGGAGCAGGTTGAAGAAGGTGATCTGGTTGGGAGTGATGCCGGCCCGAGCTAAGTAAATACTTACCGGCATCGAGATCCGCTTGTTGACGTTGCGGGCGATCCAGGCGTCGGTGTTGGTGAGGATCTTCTCGCAGCAGGCCTTCTCACTGGGAGTGAGCTGGATCCACTTCAAAGGAACGCCGATCTGCCTCATAAAGAGTCCTGACCCTTCTCTATCTGGATGCGTCAATTTATTTTATCCAAGATAATCAGGCGGTTATAAGTTTATGGCAATTCGGTGTCAATGGCAAAAGCGGAGTGACCGCCGCATTTTTGGCTATCCTTGGAGGGCCTGTTTCGGCTAAGAGCCACCCCTATAACTTCATGAAATTCCTGGCCTCCCCTCAATCTCGGCGGCGTTTAAGGCAGTTTTTCTTCCTCCTCGGCCTCGCCCTCTTCGTCTACCTGGTGGTTCGGCTCAAACCCGCCGTCTTGCTGGAATATTTGAGGACCGTCGGCTGGAATTTCGGCTGGATTCTCCTGGTCAGCCTCTTTTGGTACCTGGCCTATGCCCTGGCTTGGGAAATCTTCCTGAAAAACCTCTCCCGGCGGGTCCGGCTCTGGGACATTCTCAAAATCAAAGTCGCGGGCGAGGCCATCAACAGCATCACGCCCCTCAGCTGGGGCGGCGGCGACCCGGCCCGGATCCTGATGCTGAAGGATCACATCCCGGTTACCGAAGGCACGGCCTCGGTGGTGGTCGACCGCACCCTGAACAATCTCGCCATCGCCCTTTTCATGCTGATCGGCGTGGTCATCACCTTGGTGAAATTCCCCCTGTCCCCGACCCTCGAGATCGGCCTGCCCTTGGTCCTGCTGATTTTTGTCGGGGCTTCGGTGTTCCTGTATTACCGCTCCCACGAGGGCCTCTTCGCCTTCATCCTCGACCTTTTGAAGAAGCTTCGAATCAAGAAGACCTTTTCCGAAAAAACCGAAAACCAGGTCCGCGAAATCGACGGCCATATCTCGCGTTTTTATAAAATGAATCGGAAAGGCTTTCTGGCGGCCTTCGCCCTCCACTTTTTCGGCCGGCTTTGCGGCGTGGCCGAGCTCTACCTGGCCGCCCGCTTCCTGGGCCATCCGCTGGCTTGGCTCGACGCCTATTTGCTGGCTTCGGTCACCGTGATCATCAATATGGTTTTCGTCTTCGTTCCCGGAACCTTGGGGGTCATGGAAGGCGCCTTTGCCGGCATCTTCGCCCTGCTCAAGCTGGATCCGGCGGTCGGCACCTCGATCCAGATCGTCCGGCGCACCCGAATGCTGTTTTGGACCGCGGCCGGCTTCGTCATCATGGCGCGAATGCGCGGCGGGGAAAGACCAAGACCGGGAACCGGAATTGAGGCGTAAAAGCCTTGTCATCCAGAGCGCAGCGAAGGATCTCCTACCCACCAAGGAGGTCATAGATCCTTCGTCGCTTCGCTCCTCAGGATGACCGTCTAGGATCGGGCTTGACTCAACCACCCGGTTCACGGCAAAAATTAAGGGAATTCATGAATATATCGGATGCTTCCTTTCAGGTCGACCCTTTGAAATCCCGTCTTCTCAAAATTCTCGCCTTCTTTTCGCTTTTGGCGGCCGCGGTTTTGCTCTACCCGCGCTTCAAGGAATACCGCGAGCAGCCGGGGCCGGCGGCGGTGGTGGGAACGCCGGAGGCGCCGGCCAAGAGCACCGAGTTCTCGCGGGCCGAGACTTTCCGCCAGACCCTGCGCTACCTGGTGAAGAATTATTACGACACCGATGCCCTGGGCCCCAAGAACCTGCTCAAGGAATCGCTCTTCGGCCTCTCCCGCAACGTCCCCGAGATCTTGGTCCTCTTTCCCGACAACTCCAATCAGTTCACCGTCGAGGTCGAGGGCAAGAAGAAGAGCTTCGCCCTGCCTTCGATGAAGGGCGCCGAGGATATCCTGCCGGTGATCCAAGACGTCTTCGCCTTCGTCGAGGCCAACTACCATGGCGAGGTCAAGTTCGAGGACATGCAGTACGCCGCGGTCAACGGCATGCTCGACTCGCTCGATCCCCACTCGGCCCTGCTGCCGCCCAAGATGTTCACCGAATTCAAGACCCAAACCGAGGGCGAGTTCGGCGGCATCGGCATCGTCATCGGCCTGAAAGAAGGCGAGCTGACGGTCATCGCGCCCCTGCCCAACACCCCGGCGGCCCGGGCCGGCCTCAAGCCCAAGGACAAGATCATCAAGATCGGCGAGGAGGCCTCGATCAACATGGACCTGACCGAGGCGGTGGAGCGGCTGCGCGGCAAGATCGGCACCAGCGTGGGCATCACGGTCACCCGCGAGGGCGCCGAGGCTCCGATGGACTTCACCCTCACCCGGGCCAACATCAAAATCGAATCGGTCCAGTCCAAGCTCCTGGCGGCGCCCGAGGGCGACATCGGGGTGCTGCGGGTGAAAAGCTTCCAGGAAGAGACTTCGCGGGAAATGGCCCGGCACCTCCGCTCGATGCGCGAGCGCAGCAAGAACTTCAAAGGCCTGGTCCTGGACCTGCGGAACAATCCCGGCGGCCTGCTCAACCAAGCGGTGGACATGGCCGACAAGTTCCTGACCTCGGGCACCATCGTGCTGACCGTCGGCGCCAACAACCAGGTCCTCGAGGTCGACGAGGCCACCGGCTCCGACACCGAGCCTGATTACCCCGTCGTCGTGATCGTCAACGACGGCTCGGCTTCGGCTTCGGAAATCGTCGCCGGCGCCCTGAAGAACAACGACCGCGCGGTCGTCATCGGCAACCAGACCTTCGGCAAGGGCAGCGTCCAGTCGGTCTATTCGCTCAAGGACGGCTCGGCCCTCAAGATGACGGTGGCCCAATACCTGACGCCGGGCAACGAGTCGATCCAGTCGGTCGGCATCACGCCCGACATTCAACTTACCCCGGAAAGCGTCGGCAAGGACAAGGTCGACCTGATCGAAAGCCAGACCTTCGGTGAAAAAGACCTCGAGAAGCACCTCGAGAACAAGTTCAAGAACACCTCCAAGCCGACCTACGCCCTCGGCTTCTACCAAGCCAAGAAGGGCGACGGCGAGGAAGGCGAAGAGGACAGCTCGACCTACAGCAACGAGATCGAAGAGGACTTTCAGATCCGCTTTGCCTCCCAATTGCTCCGCCGCAGCTCCGACCCCAAGCGCAAGCAGATGCTCGAAACCGCCAAGGAGCTGCTGGGGCCCACTTCCCAGGAAGAAGACCGCAAGATTCAAGATGCCTTGGCCGGCATCGGCATCGATTGGTCGAAGCAGGATAGTGACGGAAAGCCGGAGGCCGAGGTGACCTTCAACATTATTTCCTCGGCCGGTCAGGTCCTGAAGGCCGGTGAAGAGGTCAAGCTGGAGCTGAAGATCCGCAACGTCGGCGACGGAGCCTTCCACCAGCTCATCGCCTCGACCGAGAGCGAGAACTTCATGCTCAAGAACCGGGAGTTCATCTTCGGCAAGCTTCTGCCGGGCGAAACCCGGACCTGGACCGTGCCGATCAAGATCCCGGCGGCGGCGCTGCGCCGGGAGGACAAGGTCAGCTTCGCTTTCCGTGAAGGCAACGGCAAGGTGCCGGAGAATTTCCAAACCGTCGTCGTCACCGAGCCCCTGCCCCGCCCGACCTTCGCTTACCGCTATCAC from bacterium encodes:
- a CDS encoding radical SAM protein — its product is MALSALDRIRYSPWFTQLVVIRRCNLSCAYCNEFDSSSDPVPLETLKARARKLKELGAYSINLTGGEPTMHPGLPELIRYCRRELKFLNTSMISNGFYLKKELIETLNEAGLQDMQISIDGVKPNDMTVKVLDSLRKRLGYLKEFAKFNVVVSGVIGSCPPEETFEVISYAKNMGFKPRVLLIHDKDGQVKLSAEELAVFERIKKLIPRSFPEFSDYRYEMIRTGSAPFKCRAGSRYLYVDENGLVSWCSQTRDAFSKPILDYTPEDLKREFYTYKSCQDKCTLGCVRSASQVDNWRRQDKPAA
- a CDS encoding NTP transferase domain-containing protein, with the translated sequence MQVVLLAAGMGLRLGHLTRALPKAMIRLQGKPLIDHTLPRLLANRRVEEVIVVGGFEHSALAEHLERAYAIFGDRLRLVENRHFTKGNLYTMEKALPYLSSSFLLCNVDHVFSESTWSFILQEREGSRIFCDFLRPLAEDEMKVLLSPEKHLLQISKTLEVFDAGYVGLTYVTADKIELYRESLIETASIYGEKAVVENILPVMAGQNEAIGVVPFDKHRWHEIDTREDLSKTEAALAALEADENSAVETQG
- a CDS encoding HAD hydrolase-like protein, with translation MDRPPSKSVCVFDFDGTLVDSMSGFADLAAELMAEHFGLDREPARQDYLRTSGLPFFQQLESLRPGDPRNAGVAERFEAAKQAEYFERPFFSEVPAAIDELQGHGIRAVVSSNNGQEIVEEFLQKKPRPRFDLVLGFRKNFAKGQAHFDKVLEHFGLQARDMLFVGDSLHDAQKAAEFGVDFVGRIGTFSAAQFKTVHPELRTIRGLDELTRVLCR
- a CDS encoding CDP-alcohol phosphatidyltransferase family protein codes for the protein MRQIGVPLKWIQLTPSEKACCEKILTNTDAWIARNVNKRISMPVSIYLARAGITPNQITFFNLLLGVLAGLVASFGGYQNLVWGAVLFQLVSIIDGCDGEVAKLNQKATRFGAWFDTIGDNLAFVLFITGVTFGLYRETHALWIVNLAKLSLFSFAILLCIMVSYLIQAKNSSASLVTYEKEVVSASAKKQNPFVSKLVHYGKFLVKKDFFAFLFFVMAVVDLPETIVAFSALGTTAVALVLTGITFKRRRAAKAAAAQTVPAEEPTGVAP
- a CDS encoding flippase-like domain-containing protein — translated: MKFLASPQSRRRLRQFFFLLGLALFVYLVVRLKPAVLLEYLRTVGWNFGWILLVSLFWYLAYALAWEIFLKNLSRRVRLWDILKIKVAGEAINSITPLSWGGGDPARILMLKDHIPVTEGTASVVVDRTLNNLAIALFMLIGVVITLVKFPLSPTLEIGLPLVLLIFVGASVFLYYRSHEGLFAFILDLLKKLRIKKTFSEKTENQVREIDGHISRFYKMNRKGFLAAFALHFFGRLCGVAELYLAARFLGHPLAWLDAYLLASVTVIINMVFVFVPGTLGVMEGAFAGIFALLKLDPAVGTSIQIVRRTRMLFWTAAGFVIMARMRGGERPRPGTGIEA
- a CDS encoding MXAN_5808 family serine peptidase encodes the protein MNISDASFQVDPLKSRLLKILAFFSLLAAAVLLYPRFKEYREQPGPAAVVGTPEAPAKSTEFSRAETFRQTLRYLVKNYYDTDALGPKNLLKESLFGLSRNVPEILVLFPDNSNQFTVEVEGKKKSFALPSMKGAEDILPVIQDVFAFVEANYHGEVKFEDMQYAAVNGMLDSLDPHSALLPPKMFTEFKTQTEGEFGGIGIVIGLKEGELTVIAPLPNTPAARAGLKPKDKIIKIGEEASINMDLTEAVERLRGKIGTSVGITVTREGAEAPMDFTLTRANIKIESVQSKLLAAPEGDIGVLRVKSFQEETSREMARHLRSMRERSKNFKGLVLDLRNNPGGLLNQAVDMADKFLTSGTIVLTVGANNQVLEVDEATGSDTEPDYPVVVIVNDGSASASEIVAGALKNNDRAVVIGNQTFGKGSVQSVYSLKDGSALKMTVAQYLTPGNESIQSVGITPDIQLTPESVGKDKVDLIESQTFGEKDLEKHLENKFKNTSKPTYALGFYQAKKGDGEEGEEDSSTYSNEIEEDFQIRFASQLLRRSSDPKRKQMLETAKELLGPTSQEEDRKIQDALAGIGIDWSKQDSDGKPEAEVTFNIISSAGQVLKAGEEVKLELKIRNVGDGAFHQLIASTESENFMLKNREFIFGKLLPGETRTWTVPIKIPAAALRREDKVSFAFREGNGKVPENFQTVVVTEPLPRPTFAYRYHVTDEVRGADKHKIEAGAKSSLKVQVKNEGPGLSKKTVLNLKNLDGEGIFIGKGREKLDELPAGGEKAGALNFTVGRGFTKDKVELELSVSDQETMEVLGDKLKFPLGQAVPGLSSFETAPRIVLTPESQPSHTGHKKIKVSGKAEDASGLKDISVYVGDYKAYLQVFPDGAAASTSANFEAELPLKEKDNNLITILARDKNDLSTRHSFYIRQE